The Cucurbita pepo subsp. pepo cultivar mu-cu-16 chromosome LG08, ASM280686v2, whole genome shotgun sequence genome contains a region encoding:
- the LOC111800106 gene encoding cytochrome P450 94C1-like translates to MEIPFFVHPFLVLFLFFLLFLFVIFFFLKPNFLCNCEICQAYLASSWSENFCNLCDWYTHLLRQSPTKTIHIHVLRNTITANPDNVEYILKTNFQNYPKGKSFSSILGDFLGRGIFNVDGDSWRFQKKMAILELGQLPIRSYCFEIVRHEIDSRLLPLLSSVSAAGDAVVDLQDVFRRFAFDCICKFSFGLDPMCLELSLPMSDFAVAFDIASKLSAQRAMAVSPFIWKIKRMLNLGSERELKQAIKLINILAQEVIRQRRKIGISAGRDLLSQFMRTVSDETYLRDIVVSFLLAGRDTVASALTSFFWVLSTHPAVASAVELEADRVIGAGCDPINSDQIRKLYYLQAAIFESMRLYPPIQFDSKFCKNDDVLPDGTFVRRGTRVTYHPYAMGRVEEIWGSDCLEFKPERWLKDGGFCPANPFKYPIFQGGFRFCVGKEMAVIELKTVALSLIRQFRFRSVTPCVAPPRFSPGLTATFSDGFRVYVDEKEKKSK, encoded by the exons ATGGAAATACCCTTCTTTGTTCATCCATTTCTTgtccttttcttgttctttttattatttctctttgtaatcttcttctttttgaagCCTAATTTTCTGTGCAACTGTGAAATTTGCCAAGCTTATTTGGCTTCCTCTTGGTCGGAAAATTTCTGCAACCTCTGCGATTGGTACACCCATCTTCTCCGGCAATCTCCGACCAAAACCATTCACATCCACGTTTTGCGGAACACGATTACGGCCAATCCCGACAACGTTGAATACATTCTCAAAACCAATTTCCAAAATTacccaaaaggaaaatccTTCTCCTCCATTCTTGGCGATTTTCTCGGCCGTGGGATTTTCAATGTCGACGGCGATTCATGGCggtttcaaaagaaaatggccATTCTTGAACTCGGACAACTGCCGATTCGATCGTATTGCTTTGAAATTGTTCGTCACGAAATTGATTCCCGCCTTCTCCCGCTTCTTTCCTCTGTTTCTGCCGCCGGAGATGCGGTGGTGGATTTGCAAGATGTGTTTAGAAGATTCGCTTTTGATTGTATTTGTAAATTCTCCTTTGGGTTGGATCCGATGTGCTTGGAGCTGTCTCTTCCGATGTCGGATTTTGCTGTCGCGTTTGATATTGCTTCGAAGCTCTCTGCTCAACGAGCCATGGCCGTCTCTCCGTTCATCTGGAAAATCAAGCGGATGCTTAATTTAG gTAGCGAGAGGGAATTAAAACAAGCAATTAAGCTAATTAACATTTTAGCTCAAGAAGTAATCCGACAGCGAAGAAAAATAGGAATCTCCGCCGGCAGAGACCTTCTGTCTCAGTTCATGCGGACTGTCTCCGACGAGACATACCTACGCGACATCGTTGTCAGCTTCCTTTTAGCCGGCCGCGACACGGTGGCCTCTGCTCTGACGAGCTTCTTCTGGGTTCTCTCAACCCATCCCGCCGTCGCGTCCGCCGTCGAACTCGAAGCCGATAGAGTCATCGGCGCCGGTTGTGACCCAATAAATTCCGACCAAATCCggaaactttattatttacaaGCTGCCATTTTCGAGTCCATGAGGCTCTACCCGCCGATTCAGTTCGACTCCAAGTTTTGCAAGAATGATGACGTGTTGCCAGATGGGACATTCGTCCGACGTGGCACTCGGGTCACTTATCATCCATATGCCATGGGACGGGTCGAGGAGATTTGGGGTTCGGATTGTCTTGAGTTTAAGCCGGAGCGGTGGTTGAAAGACGGCGGTTTTTGTCCGGCGAATCCGTTTAAGTACCCGATTTTTCAAGGTGGGTTTCGGTTTTGTGTCGGGAAGGAAATGGCGGTTATTGAGTTGAAAACTGTTGCTCTTTCGCTCATTCGTCAGTTTCGGTTTCGGTCGGTGACGCCGTGTGTGGCGCCACCGCGATTTTCCCCTGGCCTCACCGCCACCTTCTCCGATGGGTTTCGGGTTTACGTCGACGAGAAggagaaaaaatcaaaataa